A genome region from Deinococcus ruber includes the following:
- a CDS encoding DUF1501 domain-containing protein, translating into MDRRDFFKLSALAAASISGMPGFLARAATVAGGDKTLVVIQLTGGNDGLNTLIPYSNGAYYAARPNIAIPKSDVLTLSGDLGMHPALKPLMELWDGGQLAWMENVGYPDPNRSHFASMAIWHTADPTQASSEGWIGRISEQIGDPFCASNVGNATPLALIARDYSLPSIDSVDNFQLKLPAGTQAAFDSMLSERRGGEAAYLEQATRAMLKHTATVQANIGKYKAGATYPDSKFAVQMKDIARLIASGTGQRVLYTSLGSFDTHAGQRADQDRLLGELAAGLKAFYADLQTQGLAEKVVVMGFSEFGRRVAENASAGTDHGEGSVMFALGHGVKGGIHGDSPDLERLHEGDIVYKQDFRGVYAEALSGWLGLNARSILGGDFKGPGWLAS; encoded by the coding sequence ATGGACAGACGTGATTTTTTCAAGCTTTCAGCGCTGGCGGCAGCTTCCATCTCCGGCATGCCCGGCTTTCTGGCGCGGGCGGCGACGGTGGCGGGCGGCGATAAAACGCTGGTGGTCATTCAGCTGACGGGCGGCAATGACGGCCTGAATACCCTGATTCCGTATTCCAACGGTGCGTACTACGCGGCCCGTCCTAACATCGCCATTCCGAAAAGCGACGTGCTGACGCTGAGCGGCGACCTGGGAATGCACCCGGCGCTCAAGCCGCTGATGGAGCTGTGGGACGGCGGACAGCTGGCATGGATGGAAAACGTGGGCTATCCCGACCCCAACCGCAGCCATTTCGCCAGCATGGCTATCTGGCACACTGCCGACCCGACCCAGGCCAGCAGCGAGGGCTGGATCGGGCGCATCTCCGAGCAGATCGGTGATCCCTTCTGCGCGAGCAACGTCGGCAACGCCACGCCGCTGGCCCTGATCGCCCGCGACTACTCGCTCCCCAGCATCGACAGCGTGGACAATTTTCAGCTGAAACTGCCTGCCGGAACCCAGGCGGCCTTCGACAGCATGCTCTCAGAGCGGCGGGGCGGCGAGGCGGCGTATCTGGAACAGGCCACCCGCGCCATGCTCAAGCACACGGCCACGGTGCAGGCCAACATCGGCAAGTACAAGGCCGGAGCGACGTATCCCGATTCCAAATTCGCGGTGCAGATGAAAGATATTGCCCGCCTGATCGCGTCGGGAACCGGACAGCGCGTGCTGTACACCAGTCTGGGCAGCTTCGACACCCACGCCGGGCAGCGGGCCGATCAGGACAGGCTGCTGGGCGAACTGGCCGCCGGACTCAAGGCCTTCTATGCCGACCTTCAGACGCAGGGACTGGCCGAAAAAGTCGTCGTGATGGGCTTTTCCGAATTCGGACGGCGGGTGGCCGAAAATGCCAGTGCCGGAACCGACCACGGCGAGGGCAGCGTGATGTTTGCGCTGGGTCACGGGGTCAAGGGCGGCATTCACGGTGACAGTCCCGATCTGGAGCGGCTGCACGAGGGCGACATCGTGTACAAGCAGGATTTCCGGGGCGTATATGCCGAGGCGCTGTCGGGCTGGCTGGGTCTGAACGCCCGCAGCATTCTGGGCGGCGACTTCAAGGGGCCGGGATGGCTGGCGTCCTGA
- a CDS encoding APH(3') family aminoglycoside O-phosphotransferase yields the protein MSPAAPSSTPPPLPDSLRRVLPAARWEAVTDGLSGAGVWRSSRFVLKILSRTQLDRPLHAEALRLRWAASRLPMPTVVAYDVDDEREYLAMTRIPGIPLHHPDALLHPERVTDLLARALRELHAQPVRDCPFNASLNVRLREARERVAAGMIDETDFDSERSGWTAQQVWTELLRTRPGGEDLVLTHGDACLPNLLLDGEYIAGFVDVGRLGIADRHADIALAHRSLTFNIGPDAAEQFLDIYGRELVKPEKLTYYRLLDELF from the coding sequence ATGTCGCCCGCTGCGCCTTCATCCACGCCGCCGCCGCTGCCAGACAGCCTGCGCCGGGTGTTGCCTGCCGCCCGCTGGGAAGCGGTCACAGATGGACTGTCGGGAGCGGGCGTGTGGCGCAGCAGCCGCTTCGTGCTCAAGATCCTGAGCCGCACCCAGCTCGACAGGCCGCTGCACGCCGAAGCGCTGCGGCTGCGCTGGGCGGCGAGCCGACTGCCGATGCCGACAGTGGTGGCCTACGACGTGGACGACGAGCGCGAATACCTCGCCATGACGCGCATTCCCGGCATTCCGCTGCATCATCCAGACGCGCTGCTGCACCCGGAGCGCGTGACCGATCTGCTGGCCCGCGCCCTGAGGGAACTGCACGCCCAGCCCGTACGCGACTGCCCCTTCAACGCCTCGCTGAACGTGCGTCTACGAGAGGCCCGCGAGCGCGTGGCGGCGGGAATGATCGACGAAACCGATTTCGACAGCGAGCGCAGCGGCTGGACGGCCCAGCAGGTCTGGACGGAACTGCTGCGAACGCGGCCCGGCGGGGAAGACCTGGTGCTGACGCACGGCGACGCCTGCCTTCCGAACCTGCTGCTGGACGGCGAGTACATCGCCGGATTCGTGGACGTGGGCCGCCTGGGCATCGCAGATCGTCACGCCGATATTGCGCTGGCCCACCGCAGCCTGACCTTCAACATCGGCCCGGACGCGGCAGAACAGTTCCTCGATATTTATGGGCGCGAACTGGTGAAGCCGGAAAAACTGACGTATTATCGTCTGCTCGACGAACTGTTCTGA
- a CDS encoding DUF1800 domain-containing protein, whose amino-acid sequence MPLPPTSIRTLSPEDASHLLRRTSFGATDAEIQALVGASPADAAEKLLSFPQTLEQTNFSPLDAVGPGPAVKLIQGDWLWQMLYTPYPLRERLALLWSNHFVVGVDKVKNVYALQEYLSLLRSRSLGNFTTFAVEIGRSPAMLRYLDNDQNKKGKPNENFSRELLELFTTGIGHYSETDVLEGARALTGWTFQGGRNNQQDYAEQPKFVFNQKQHDNGSKTYLGQTGNFAPADIISLATNHPATAVRVAGKLWAAFVSSTPDENGIAALAQTFSQSGGDLRATVKNLLTSEAFYSAANRSSVFRSPVEYVVGAVRSMGRPPMTEKAVLSLVAACSRMGQELLHPPTVKGWDGGREWINDTTLLLRMQTAAALTLGNNAPKGDPLTPLSVLGRSGALQGALGSLNAKQRSYLMLISPEYQLI is encoded by the coding sequence ATGCCCCTTCCTCCGACTTCCATCAGAACGCTTTCGCCCGAAGACGCCTCGCACCTGCTGCGGCGCACCAGTTTCGGAGCCACAGACGCCGAGATTCAGGCACTGGTGGGCGCGTCTCCTGCCGACGCTGCCGAAAAACTCTTGAGCTTTCCGCAGACGCTGGAACAGACCAACTTCAGCCCGCTCGACGCCGTGGGGCCAGGCCCCGCCGTCAAACTGATCCAGGGCGACTGGCTGTGGCAGATGCTGTACACGCCGTATCCGCTGCGCGAGCGGCTGGCACTGCTCTGGAGCAATCATTTCGTGGTCGGCGTGGATAAAGTCAAGAACGTCTATGCCCTTCAGGAGTACCTGAGCCTCTTACGAAGCCGCTCGCTCGGAAATTTCACTACCTTCGCCGTCGAGATCGGGCGTTCTCCCGCAATGCTGCGCTACCTCGACAACGATCAGAACAAGAAGGGCAAGCCCAACGAGAACTTCTCGCGAGAACTGCTGGAACTGTTTACCACCGGCATCGGGCACTACAGCGAAACCGATGTGCTGGAAGGAGCCAGGGCGCTGACCGGCTGGACGTTCCAGGGCGGCAGAAACAACCAGCAGGACTACGCCGAGCAGCCGAAGTTCGTCTTCAACCAGAAGCAGCACGACAACGGCAGCAAGACGTACCTGGGGCAGACTGGAAATTTCGCTCCTGCCGACATCATCAGTCTGGCGACCAACCATCCGGCCACCGCCGTGCGCGTGGCGGGCAAGCTGTGGGCGGCGTTTGTCAGCAGCACGCCCGACGAAAACGGCATCGCGGCGCTGGCCCAGACCTTCTCGCAGAGCGGCGGCGACCTGCGGGCCACCGTGAAGAACCTGCTGACCTCCGAGGCGTTCTACAGCGCGGCCAACCGTTCCAGCGTCTTTCGCAGTCCGGTCGAGTATGTGGTGGGCGCAGTTCGCAGCATGGGCCGCCCACCGATGACCGAAAAGGCCGTGCTGTCGCTGGTGGCGGCCTGTAGCCGCATGGGTCAGGAACTGCTGCATCCACCCACCGTCAAGGGCTGGGACGGAGGCCGCGAATGGATCAACGACACCACGCTGCTGCTGAGAATGCAGACCGCCGCCGCCCTGACGCTGGGCAACAATGCCCCCAAAGGCGACCCCCTCACGCCGCTGTCGGTGCTGGGCAGGTCGGGCGCTCTACAGGGCGCACTCGGCAGCCTGAACGCCAAGCAGCGCAGTTATCTGATGCTGATTTCACCGGAATACCAGCTGATCTGA
- a CDS encoding transcriptional regulator: MRRLLLLIGLLPGTAHAADVDTLLSALKKSLVAEARGTAVVEVAFPPNRNPVRQARLLPRLGAVPALIRRNFTVTLDGQEVLAGRTALRYSLVARNPQAAPWTIWVDSVWNVPLAYQEQRQDGTLARRAAFLAVNAAPARLNTPLSVRAPDPALKKALLAAVPGLKLPAGFEPLSLKLRTTASGNVASEVVLSDGLNVLALIASKNAVKAAPGVAVRRLGGAALWLVGNLPQGTLEAALGGVQTLDVQAVSDLTGTFAPHSASEP; encoded by the coding sequence GTGAGGCGCTTGCTGCTGCTGATCGGGCTGCTGCCGGGCACGGCCCACGCTGCCGACGTGGATACCCTGCTGTCAGCCCTGAAAAAATCGCTGGTGGCCGAGGCACGCGGAACGGCGGTGGTGGAAGTGGCATTTCCGCCCAACAGAAACCCGGTTCGGCAGGCCCGACTGCTGCCCCGGCTGGGCGCGGTTCCGGCCCTGATCCGCCGCAATTTCACAGTCACGCTGGACGGCCAGGAAGTGCTGGCAGGACGCACGGCGCTGCGCTATTCGCTGGTTGCCAGAAACCCGCAGGCAGCCCCCTGGACCATCTGGGTAGATAGCGTCTGGAACGTGCCGCTCGCGTATCAGGAGCAGCGCCAGGACGGCACGCTGGCCCGCCGCGCCGCCTTCCTGGCGGTCAATGCCGCCCCCGCCCGCCTGAACACGCCGCTGAGTGTGCGTGCACCCGACCCGGCGCTGAAAAAAGCGCTGCTGGCGGCTGTGCCGGGGCTGAAGCTGCCTGCCGGATTCGAGCCGCTGTCCCTGAAGCTCCGCACCACCGCGAGCGGCAACGTCGCCAGCGAGGTGGTGTTGAGCGACGGGCTGAACGTGCTGGCCCTGATCGCCTCGAAGAATGCGGTCAAGGCTGCGCCGGGCGTGGCGGTTCGTAGGCTCGGCGGCGCGGCGCTGTGGCTTGTGGGCAATCTGCCTCAGGGCACCCTGGAAGCGGCGCTGGGCGGCGTGCAGACGCTGGACGTTCAGGCAGTCAGCGACCTGACGGGAACTTTTGCTCCTCACAGTGCATCAGAGCCATAG
- a CDS encoding ParB/RepB/Spo0J family partition protein, with the protein MGRSGLGRGLDALLSRPVTAAGRGAPQTLALNRIVQAGYQPRQSFEPEALAELAQSIRDKGILQPLLVRPRGEGFEIVAGERRWRAAGLAGLLEVPVIIRDLSDREALEIAIVENLQREDLGPLEEARAFQALLDQGLNQEAVAQAVGKGRSTVANALRLLQLPAAALRALDAGDISAGHARAVLAQPEADRAWALDQIVGRKLSVREAEALRRTPAPDSPVKVNPARPWRHVELNLSRSVGTKVRIQGAEKGRLELHFGSREELDRLVALLGAEQSE; encoded by the coding sequence GTGGGCCGTAGCGGGCTGGGACGGGGACTGGACGCGCTGCTGTCGCGTCCGGTGACGGCAGCGGGGCGGGGTGCGCCGCAGACGCTGGCCCTCAACCGTATCGTGCAGGCGGGCTATCAGCCGCGTCAGAGCTTCGAGCCGGAAGCGCTGGCCGAGCTGGCCCAGAGCATCCGCGACAAGGGGATTCTTCAGCCGCTGCTGGTGCGCCCACGCGGGGAAGGCTTCGAGATCGTGGCGGGCGAGCGGCGCTGGCGGGCAGCGGGGCTGGCTGGCCTGCTGGAAGTGCCGGTCATCATCCGCGACCTGTCTGACCGGGAAGCGCTGGAAATTGCCATCGTCGAGAATTTGCAGCGCGAGGACCTGGGGCCGCTGGAAGAAGCGCGGGCGTTTCAGGCACTGCTCGACCAGGGGCTGAATCAGGAAGCGGTGGCGCAGGCGGTGGGCAAGGGCCGCAGCACCGTCGCCAACGCGCTGCGGCTGCTGCAACTGCCTGCTGCGGCGCTGCGGGCACTGGATGCGGGCGACATCAGCGCCGGTCATGCACGGGCGGTGCTGGCTCAGCCGGAAGCCGACCGGGCCTGGGCACTCGATCAGATCGTGGGGCGCAAACTGAGCGTGCGGGAAGCGGAAGCGCTGCGCCGTACACCTGCCCCAGACTCTCCCGTCAAGGTCAATCCGGCCCGCCCGTGGCGACATGTCGAACTGAATCTCAGCCGCAGCGTGGGCACCAAAGTCCGGATTCAGGGTGCAGAAAAAGGCCGTCTGGAGCTGCATTTCGGGTCACGCGAGGAACTCGACCGGCTGGTGGCGCTGCTGGGAGCCGAACAGAGCGAATAA
- a CDS encoding VanW family protein → MKRPALALFISAFLAVALAQQDLTTSPPALPVGNPAPATPSDTLPTDSGLPELPPVMPPPNDTPPPPLVPMPAPALPTPSVSTPVQPVVAPTAPTPSATVPAVPRPLTLVLDVPLRGIQDGQPLVASTHLSFEIPAERAALLRTGGVITTSLEADLQTMARKAASQPKDARFEELASGWALIERDGVSLDLTKSRAALLSALKTPDSTTVNLSYTLTQPKRTVEYFTSRGITDLLATGQTNYYGSSRARITNIHVGVSKFQDHLFEGKLFSFNKELGPIDTSTGFVPGLVIAGDRTATGVGGGICQVSTTVFRALYGAGLPIVERRNHSYQVHYYDPQGMDATIYQYSQDLKFTNDTGAALWFQISWDDAHAALEVNVFGKPRAETVQIGKPVTLSTTPSPANRLISDPTMRVGQRRQVDWAAPGAIIQVKRSFLKDGQVVRSDTLTSRYTPWPNIFMVGTKQ, encoded by the coding sequence ATGAAGCGTCCCGCGCTGGCCCTCTTTATTTCAGCTTTCCTGGCAGTGGCTCTGGCCCAACAGGATCTGACAACCTCTCCACCCGCTCTGCCCGTCGGCAATCCAGCGCCCGCAACGCCGTCTGATACGCTCCCCACCGATTCTGGTCTGCCGGAGTTGCCCCCGGTCATGCCGCCGCCCAACGACACGCCGCCGCCACCCCTGGTACCGATGCCCGCCCCGGCGCTGCCGACGCCCTCGGTCAGTACGCCTGTACAGCCGGTGGTGGCCCCCACCGCGCCGACCCCCAGCGCCACCGTTCCCGCTGTTCCCAGGCCGCTGACGCTGGTGCTGGATGTGCCGCTCAGGGGCATTCAGGACGGACAACCGCTCGTCGCCAGCACCCACCTGAGCTTCGAGATTCCTGCCGAGCGGGCCGCGCTGCTGCGAACAGGCGGCGTCATCACCACCAGCCTGGAAGCCGATCTTCAGACGATGGCCCGCAAAGCCGCCAGTCAGCCCAAAGACGCCCGCTTCGAGGAACTGGCGAGCGGTTGGGCACTGATCGAGCGCGACGGCGTCAGCCTCGACCTGACCAAATCGCGGGCTGCGCTACTCAGCGCCCTGAAGACCCCTGACAGCACCACCGTCAATCTGAGCTATACCCTGACCCAGCCCAAACGCACGGTCGAGTATTTCACCTCACGCGGCATCACCGACCTGCTGGCAACCGGACAGACCAACTATTACGGCTCCAGTCGCGCCCGCATCACCAATATTCACGTCGGGGTCAGCAAATTTCAGGATCACCTGTTCGAGGGCAAGCTGTTCTCGTTCAACAAGGAACTCGGGCCAATCGACACCAGCACCGGTTTCGTGCCGGGCCTGGTGATCGCCGGAGACCGCACCGCGACGGGCGTGGGCGGCGGCATCTGTCAGGTCAGCACCACCGTCTTCCGGGCGCTGTACGGCGCGGGCCTGCCCATCGTCGAGCGGCGCAACCACAGCTATCAGGTGCATTACTACGATCCTCAGGGCATGGACGCCACCATCTATCAGTACAGCCAGGATCTGAAATTTACCAACGACACTGGGGCGGCGCTGTGGTTCCAGATCAGCTGGGACGACGCGCACGCCGCGCTGGAAGTGAACGTGTTCGGCAAGCCCCGTGCCGAAACGGTGCAGATCGGCAAGCCCGTCACGCTCAGCACCACACCCAGCCCCGCCAACCGCCTGATTTCCGACCCGACCATGCGGGTGGGCCAGCGCCGTCAGGTCGATTGGGCCGCGCCAGGAGCGATCATTCAGGTCAAACGCAGCTTCCTGAAGGATGGACAGGTGGTGCGCTCCGATACCCTGACGAGCCGCTACACGCCCTGGCCGAATATTTTTATGGTGGGCACGAAGCAGTAA
- a CDS encoding RNA polymerase sigma factor, translating into MNDLTDTQLILLAASQDAAFEVLLRRHAPRIHALASSVVGPGSADDVVQEVFLSVHKHLKTFRGDAQFSTWLHRVALNACYALLRKRQPDALDGVPEPVSTASPVRDSENLQLRETLSWAMRQLPHDQREAVALRELSGLDYAAIAEIVGAEVGTVKSRIARGRAALRALLLTRGVEAGA; encoded by the coding sequence ATGAATGACCTGACCGATACCCAACTGATCCTGCTGGCCGCCTCGCAGGACGCCGCCTTCGAGGTTCTGCTGCGGAGGCACGCCCCACGCATTCACGCGCTGGCGAGTTCGGTGGTCGGGCCAGGATCTGCCGACGACGTGGTACAGGAGGTGTTTTTGAGCGTCCACAAGCATCTGAAGACCTTCCGGGGCGACGCGCAGTTCTCGACCTGGCTGCACCGTGTGGCGCTGAACGCCTGTTACGCCCTGCTGAGGAAACGGCAGCCAGACGCGCTGGACGGTGTGCCCGAGCCGGTCAGTACCGCCAGCCCGGTGCGCGACAGCGAGAACCTTCAGCTGCGCGAAACCCTGAGCTGGGCCATGCGCCAGCTTCCCCACGATCAGCGTGAGGCGGTGGCGCTGCGTGAGTTGTCGGGGCTGGACTACGCTGCCATTGCCGAGATCGTTGGGGCCGAAGTGGGCACCGTCAAATCGCGGATCGCACGCGGGCGGGCAGCGCTGCGGGCACTGCTGCTGACACGCGGCGTGGAGGCCGGCGCATGA